Within the Plutella xylostella chromosome 20, ilPluXylo3.1, whole genome shotgun sequence genome, the region ttatttattaaaattaatattattaaactcaCAGCAATGGCTGAAAACTACACCAATAAGCCTGTAGTAGtattactttataaaatacttcTCCCACCAAACATCCCACCGCTTCAACTCCCCTTTTCCATTTTCTTATTGTCTATTTCCTATCTAtgaggttgtctggaagagattacttttagtaataaggccgtcGATTGTACTATTTCTTGTATTGTACgatgtttgtgaaactgtttctgtttgtgtgcaataaatagtattttatctttatctttatcccCTAACCCACCATTCCCCTCCACAGATAGAGCACATAGTGCTAGGCCGCGGCCCCCCCGGCGGCGCGTGGCACACGTTCCCCCCCTCGGTGCTCACCCTGTCCCCCGGCGCGTGGCTCAGCCTGCCCCCGCTGGGGCCGCCGGCCGAGGAGCGCCTGCCTGCCAGAGCTGTGGCCCAGTATTGTGTGGACTACGTGAATGAGTGCCATTTGCAGGTGAGATTTGTGTTTGGAAATAATAAGTTGTGGATTAGGCTATTAACAGCTATAACTAGCAAATGGTGCGGTGGTTTATACAGAAAGAAGGctccgggttcgattcctagttgaggcagatatttattaaatatcagAATTAAATATATGTTTGATGAATGCTCTTGGATTTGTGTGCATGAAATGGCTACAGGCCTAACCCATATGTTGCTGGCCAATGCAAATATTGGATGGAGTAATCAAAATATAAGGATATGATGTGTTAGAAAAGTAAGCTGAAAGAAGATGACTTCTTCTAAACATCCATTGTATTACGAGTTTTGATAATTCGCAAAGAAACTACTTGCTTCTACATTGTAAAACTGGTTATTCAGAATGAGAAGCTTAGTCACCCCCTTTGATACCACTTTTGGATTCAAGAGTCTTCACTAACAAGTGCTCTGTAATATTCCAGAGGTACTTCCGCAGCGGCGTATTAGTGACGGCGgtggaggcggcggcgcgcgcgcccgGCCCGCCCTGCGTCAGCGCCGCCTGCCCGCTCAACGCCAACTGGACCGTGTCCGGGTATGTTGTGCCATTGTCATTGTGTAGAGAGGTAGACCAGACAGAGTAACCCTAAGATCCAAGCACAGAAGGCCCTTTGGGGGAGTGGGGTGTGGAATATCTCTCACTAGTATTGAGGCTCGTGGTAAGTATGCTGGACACAAGGTATTCCAGAGGTATTCGAGAGGCGTGCTGGTGACGTCGgtggaggcggcggcgcgcgcgcccgGCCCGCCCTGCGTCAGCGCCGCCTGCCCGCTCAATGCCAACTGGACCGTGTCAGGGTAAGTGTACCATCGCCACTATTGTCGTTGTGTAGCGAGTTAGACCACGTCCAGGTGAAAACGCTCAACGCGCGTTTAcaactacataggtacttttgtaGACATGCTAAAGCGCGTCACGCTGAATAAAGTGTGTGTAGTTGTAAACGCGCGTTATCAAATCGCGCGTTGAGCGCTTGTCATCTGAACGTGGCCTTAGACCAGACAGTAGGGTACGCTAAGATCCAAGCACAGAAGGTTCTTTTTATGGCCATTTGGAGGAGCAGGGTGTGAGAAGCGGGTGTGCGGATTACCTCGTCTAGTATTGAGCCTCGTGCTAAGAATGCTGGACACAAGGTATTCCAGAGGTACTTCCGCAGCGGCGTACTGGTGACGTCAgtggaggcggcggcgcgcgcgcccgGCCCGCCCTGCGTCAGCGCCGCCTGCCCGCTCAACGCCAACTGGACCGTGTCCGGGTATGTTGTACCATTGTCACTGTGTAGCGAGTTGGACCAGACAGTAGGGTACCTACACTAAGATCCAATCACAGAAGGCCCTTTGGAGGAGCGGGCTGTGGAATGCTGGACACAAGGTATTCCAGAGGTACTTCCGTAGCGTACGTCactctattatattctctgtgggaGTATAAAGGTCACAGCATACATATCAACTCGGAAAGGGATCGGGACCGTATCAACTCGAACCGTTCAGTATGGCTGGTTGATCTCAATGTTTTTATACTTGAGAATGTTGTAAATGTAATTGCTTTTATACCTACTGACCGagttcaaatttatttaatcacGGATAATTAACTCCCGTGTCTCTGAAAAAAGGCTATATTTACACGTACTCTGATTCCTCTCCTATTATTCTTGCTTCATTTCAGCCCACATGTAACTCTGCTATATCCTCTCTCCCTACAGCTACGACAAATCCTCCGGCCGTCCGTTCCGCTACTCCTGCTCCCGCGTGGTAGTGGCTTGCGGGGGCTCGGACCGCGCCAACTCGCTCCCGCGGGCGCCGCCCCGGGCGCTGCACCAGCTAAGTGATGTGCAGAGAGGGGTGGCCGCGTTGAAGTGTAATATGGATGGTGAGTTGCCTACCCGCTGGGAAGTAAACCGTGGTTTTTGCCTACCCAGCTAGAGACAAACCGTGATCTTTGCCTACCCGCCTAGCGACATTAAATGCAAAACCGTGGTCTTTGCCTACCCTGCCAGGGACAAATTGTGCCGTTTGCCTAcccattgagaaacattgccTACCCGGTTAGATACACATAGCTTATCATTAGTCGGTTCATTCCGCTACTTGTGCTCCCGCGTAGTAGTGGCCTGCGGGGGCTCGGACCGCGCCAACTCGCTCCCGCGGGCGCCGCCCCGGGCTCTGCACCAGCTCAGTGATGTGCAGAGAGGGGTGGCCGCGTTGAAATGCAATATGGATGGTGAGTGGTTTGCCTACCCGCCTAGCGATATTAAATGCAAAACCGTTGTCTTTGCCTACCCACTGAGGTACGTACATATGGTATAAACGGTGGGTTTGACTACCCGGTTAGACACATCGACTAGTAGTCGGTTAATTCCGCCCGCGTGGTAATGGCTGAAAGACCCAAAATCTcgcaaaaatttaaaattagtaaaatgTTACTAGCTTTGCACGgctggtgaccccgacgtgattGTATTAAcatttcaattttaatttattgtaactattttttttaacatcctTTAGGAATAGTTACGTATCCATCCTCACCtaatctctctctctctctctctttctcCACAGAAGACCCGTCCTTCCAGCCGACAGTGCTCGTGATCGGCTCGGGCGTCTCCGCCGCGGACGCGGTCTGTCTGTCTCGCTCGCACGGCGCGGTCGTCGCGCTCGCACACCGcgaccccgcgcccgcgctcgCCGCGCTCTCGCCAAGACTGTACCCGGACCACTCggaggtaataataataatacatataatgtCGGGTGTGGGGTCATCTCACACATGGCAATCTCTGGATGTCCCAACACCTGCAGCCGGGAAGACCTCCTCAAGGCCAACCAGAGGGGTATCGACGTGGCGGTCCACTGGGCCGCGGAAGTGTGACAGTTGCCAACACGACAAGAAGAAGACACGGCAATCTGACctcaagctaggcagagcctgtgatatgggtatcggacagctgatatatctacacagatacgtAGATACAGTACATATGAACGGGACccaagtacaaatatctgtctttaaacaaatatcggcccggatcgaacccgggaccttccgCGTAGCAGTTAGGGTCACTATCGATATCATGCACCTTTCTTCATCTCTTTCAACGTAACCCTCGCTAATATCTCACTCATTATTGTTGCAGGTGTACAAAATGATGTGCGACGGGACCGCGGGCACATACAAGAACTACATTCCACTGCCGGAGCACGTGATCCTGAAGGTGAAGCCAGCTGCCGAGAAGAGAGAGCTCACCCTCAAGCCAGAAGACGCCGACCTCACTGAAGCCTTGAAGCCAAAAACAGTCAGGCTGCTAAATATAGTTACCAACGAAATTGTCGTCTTAACTGTACATCTAATAGCGGTACTCATAGGCTCGAAGCCAGACTTGTTCTTCCTGCAACCGAACTTTGACCTCGACTGTATAAACATAGACAGAGGATGCCCAAAGTGCTCGGAGAATAAGAAGCCTAAGATGGAAGAGGACACGCAAACCCAAtgttttcttaaaaaccaTTGGCATTATTTGAAGTCGGTGCTCGGGCAAAGCATTCAGAGTTGTAAGTCGAGGTATTTGAGTGGGGAAATCAACGGGAATGACACAAAATGTATAGTTGAGGAATGCAGCCCCAACAACAATGAAGATGACTCCTGCACGTGCAATAAACTAGTTAGTAAGCTCGACGCAAACGGTAGCGTTAAAACAGTCATAGACAAAGAGTGTAAATGCCAAATCATTCCGTACCGCAAAACTCCCAAATCAAAATGCCAGTGCCAAGATGACAATCCTTATTCCGGGGGTATAGGCTTCGGAGTCGACCCGAAAAAGCCGGTCGACTGCCGAAGCAACCCTATAGCTGTAGACAGAGGCACCCACGAAATGCTTAACGCGCCTAAAGGTATGTACGCATTAGGGCCTTTGACAGGCGATAACTTCATTCGTTTTATACCAGGGGGCGCGTTGGCTATCGTGGCGGATATTCAAAAGGCGCGAAAGCTGTCACCAGAATGACTTTGCAAGGATGTTAGGGCGACGGCGAGTGTCCCAGATGATTGTGATATTGTCAGCTTGATGGTCTGTGTCGCCGTTTGTCGCGCCAAGCCCAGTGGATCACCCAGAGGTAACAAGAGACTGAAATGTAAACTTACACACCAGTTTTAGATGCATTTAATTCTGTGACTAGTAATGAGtagtataattattgtattgggaaattagaaaacattttgttaatataatGTCTGAAAAAAGCGATAGGGAAGCAACTTTCTGCCATTTTAAGCATGATTTTGATAcatgaaaacaaaatggcgacgGCGAACGGTGCACGCAGACTATTTTACGTGACCTCTCAgaaacacttatttatattatcttcttcttctttcttgtCAGTgaacatttatattatagtCAAGTTTGAATGCCCGGTTTTGTTCAAGCACCTACTGATAGATTTTGTTCGATTTAATAGGAcacattttgtaagtatacTATAATTTGGTTCCTTGAAAACGCAATACATGTATGTACCATTTACTTTCTACAATCTAGTGTTTCTGAGTGCCGTAGGAACCCCTTAAAATAGTTTGGTTTGTCTGTTGCGACAgtatacgtttttttttattaataattatgacgaTAATCTAAGTTTCGCGTGAATGAAACTGGCTGTGATTAACTTTTTAATGTCAAGCAAGTACTTAGTGGGGTCGGTGCATTTAAAAACCCTATTTATCAGAACCAACCTATTTTGAGTGGAGACAAACCAATTCTAAAATATCCGAtgctttagtgccaatttctccatagtcagtTAGAgtataaccaggtattagtgattgacttttgacacatttgtcaagaattttatatggagatgacataATTGATaaaccaatccctggtcggttagataacagactatggagaaattggcacttaaagGTGCAGATTGACAGACTACTTCAGATTGCAGCAAAAAACCTTTGGAGTTTATTTGGGGACTAGACGACACGTTATGAACGTaaataaatcctaactaatattataaatgcgaaagtaactgtgtctgtctgtctgtctgtctgtctgttactctttcacgccaaaactactgaacggatttgaatgaaatttggtatacatatggtatagaccctgggaaagaacataggctactttttattccggaattcccacgggaaaactttttaaggcgaagcgaagctcgcgggaacagctagtattaaataaatagaaaccAGACGGGTTATtatatactgacgaaaaactaacgatcGCTGTCGTGCCATCGACacgtttataataaatacagcgagatagagtcgtggctcatACAGCAACTCCCAACTCCCCATAATGATGAAACGTTATGTCGTCTGTCGCCTTTGCATCTTAATACAGTTATAAGAAAAGATAGGTctagtaagtaattattattgtgcCTATCTTATATTAGTGACATGCTATGAATTGACTGTttgataggtacttttaaaagACGGTGAGGTTTCTACTTAAAAGTTGTGTTGTAAAATCACATAGTGTTGTTCTACACAATTGTCCATAGATTTAGAATCAGGTTGTTGTGATTGTGTCTTTTGAAGTCATTGaatatctatgtaggtactgaTAAGAAATAAATGGCTTATATCAAGTTATTTTGCAATGACTCAATTGGTAAAAATATTGCCAGACTAAATTATTGTATCATTAACAGGAATACAGAAATCAACTATGTAATCTAAAATTAATCCgcagtacttacttacctatagcTGTATTTAAACTATTATAAATAGAGGTTCAGCTTTTCGAATGTTTCCACAATAGTCAGTATCGAGCGATTaggtttaaaaattatatgaactTGAACGGGTAGGTATACTTCGATTCACGTGACATGACCAAAACTGGCTAAACATTGCCAATAGCCGCTCGTGAGAAGAAAGCTGTGTGTGTTTCTGTAAACCCCACGTTCCGCTTCATGTATCTGctgttggctgaaagaaacaGACCTATTTTCAGCTGAGGTACATATTATagtaaacatattattatcagtaAAATTAGTCAAGTTACGTAGATTGAACTATATTCTACACAAGAACTACAACACAAGTAGTATTTAAGAACTGTTTATGATTTTCAAACTTAATTACTCTTTTATCCTACACTTTCTCAATCTGCGTGCAATCATCTAGATTTCGACAGGAAATGTATAATTACTCCGCTAGGTGGTCCGACCATGCTAACTTGGCAACTAGAGATAATTTTAAACTTGGAGTCTTATGAatgaaaaatagtaaaaataggtaagtaaagtACCATGTAAGTGACAGAAATTAAGTTTAAGATGTCATAAGGTTCATGTCTTTGATGCAAAGTTAGCTATGTCGGacgttaggtacctacatatttttgtggtattatgaagaaaaattaaattatctaaATCATCTTCTAAGgactatgtatgtatagtatGTACCAGTCGCTTGTAATAGTATCCACTTGTACCTTGTGAATGACATTGCTTATTTCAATTTagagtttattatttttttataataaattattttttatattataactgTTTTATCTTTCCTCCATCAACATTCCAGAAttctatcatcatcagccaataatctacactgctggacataggttaggcctctcccaaggagcgccacaacactcggtcctcggccttcctcatgcAACCACTGCCGGTTAGgccaattttatttaaagttagtGCAACAAACGCACATCTACTACCTGAATTCACAGTATTCGTGGAGAGCAAGCAATGTTTATTGTTAGATGATTTCCACCATTACAATAAGgtaaaaagaaacaaatatataagtacattacagcaatatatttcataatgtttgaACTATCTATACCTAAcgtatataaaaaatatgaattaataaGCAACATAGACCATTTCTTATAAATTAAGCTAAAAACATAGAAACTAGGTACAAAACTTCAATgctgatattttaaaataatattagcaataacataaatattaaatgctttaaaataataaattctaagccttacatatatattatggCACTCcgtttacttgctcaaaatttaaaatacatgaCCAACGAAATAACAATTAGCAATTAAAtgttaatatacctacataatagaATATTACAGTAACTTATATAGCTACTTCGATTAACATTAATTGGACACATTTATATTACGAAGAAGTACCCTAGACATTTATAGGTATGCAGGGTAGGAAAGTACACTACAATTATTTAGCTAGTGCTACAGGGACATTTTATTATCTTGAAAGGCGGTAAGACGATAGTAAACACTTACAATGCCTAAACACCCTAGACACCAATACTATAGGTATAGACATTCATGGAAAATCCTTGGTTTAATCGTTACAGATAGGTaggttattataataaacttgtTGAGTTCATGACCGTAAATAGAGGAACCACAACAGTAGTGgaacttttaataaatatgtggatTTATAAATACTGATTGACACTTCCAAATAATTATGTCCCAtccttataggtaggtacaattagattcaaaatataaactcCAACTAGATTCTTATTATAAcaatacataagtataaaaagtaaataatatcaaaACACAGTACCACTGCGATCacaatgtatttaaaaatacgtTGTTTTTAGTTCAACGCCAACCATATCACAGTCTTTCTCCAAATGCAGtacttttcataaattctAAGCTccaaatttgtatttttcttttacaaaccactcaaattaaattaatttagaaaCATAGTACTTTACGTTCATAAATTAAGGGTTATTACCAAATATCTTTCTAGTGATCAGTGTTAAAACACATGATCAAACAAAACCTTTTCAaactataaacataaatatcaaTGATTTTTAAGTTCAGTTATTTTATAGCTATGCAGACATGAAATTGTTTCCAATATTCAGTAAGTAggtcataatattatgtttgttttgtatattatttagaCATGTAATTGATTTGTATCATTTAACTGCTTACTAATATAATGTAATTAACATTTTACAGTACACTGTTGGATATGGTCATAGAGccagtataataaaatacacataCTGACATCAACTTTACGATTATGAAGTGTGTAAAATTTGTGGAATATACTAGATTGTACTTCAGGTATTGTAGGAATAGCTTTAGGACATTAAACACATAcatgtattaataaatattttgctaCAAGCTCGGACACTACTATTACCTACATCTATGTATGTTTCTTCCAAAGAGGATGAAAACGATCTAGTTAAAACATTTCTAGATACATACATTTAGCAATAATTTATTCTTTGGTATAATCAAGTATAATGCCATCGTTATACATACTAATTTCAGATTGTGTTATTCCATCTTCCTTGCTGATGGTGATGGCACAACCAAGCATAGGGATCAAACTGGATCAAATTGTAAAAATGACCATGTCAACACTTTATAAAGCTACGCCAAGCTCGCAAGCAGAAAAATTCTAATTGACACTTCATAGtaaatttatgaaactaaGAAATCGTCAAAACCACAAATTAGTTCAACAGATATCGCATAGCATCGCAACAGCCTCTACTCTAATGATTAC harbors:
- the LOC105381498 gene encoding oxidative stress-induced growth inhibitor 1, with product MRDSMKPCHHTVSEDVVYKEVVVIGNGPSGMVTSFMLAGNEPYLKTPIPDDLPIDEMLRARLSHVPAGQSLYEEDLLALAEGLEGRSQNPLPLLMDTLLRPCADMGLPADPLIEWRFDVEKKIEHIVLGRGPPGGAWHTFPPSVLTLSPGAWLSLPPLGPPAEERLPARAVAQYCVDYVNECHLQRYFRSGVLVTSVEAAARAPGPPCVSAACPLNANWTVSGYDKSSGRPFRYSCSRVVVACGGSDRANSLPRAPPRALHQLSDVQRGVAALKCNMDDTHSLSLVGSFRYLCSRVVVACGGSDRANSLPRAPPRALHQLSDVQRGVAALKCNMDEDPSFQPTVLVIGSGVSAADAVCLSRSHGAVVALAHRDPAPALAALSPRLYPDHSEVYKMMCDGTAGTYKNYIPLPEHVILKVKPAAEKRELTLKPEDADLTEALKPKTVRLLNIVTNEIVVLTVHLIAVLIGSKPDLFFLQPNFDLDCINIDRGCPKCSENKKPKMEEDTQTQCFLKNHWHYLKSVLGQSIQSCKSRYLSGEINGNDTKCIVEECSPNNNEDDSCTCNKLVSKLDANGSVKTVIDKECKCQIIPYRKTPKSKCQCQDDNPYSGGIGFGVDPKKPVDCRSNPIAVDRGTHEMLNAPKGMYALGPLTGDNFIRFIPGGALAIVADIQKARKLSPE